A section of the Paenibacillus aurantius genome encodes:
- the spoIID gene encoding stage II sporulation protein D: MKIKWKLGRPAVPPMAVWIALIAMLTVILSGLVVKQIKRHPGPPPSAAEKVEPPSSKASTGTDSLTEAPSMIIPVYLSKEKRIDKVTLEDYVRGVVAGEMPIDFELEALKAQALAARTYMIRRLAEQDFSGVPDKEAWVTDTVSHQAYLTLDYLKTRWTGEAYERNMDKLNRAVNETRGMVLTYEGKPINATFFSTGNGYTENSEDYWGVYVPYLRSVKSPWDEASPEYRSTAVFSLKEFASRLGLPSTVSAASAGNGFKVQGYTEGHRVSKATVAGRTFSGREIREKLGLRSSQFQWKVKGTNIEFTTFGYGHGVGMSQWGANAMAKEGRTAEEIVKYYYTGISLEKDSAYLTMK; this comes from the coding sequence CGCCCTAATCGCAATGCTCACGGTTATCCTTTCCGGCCTGGTGGTCAAGCAGATCAAGCGCCATCCGGGGCCTCCGCCTTCCGCCGCGGAGAAAGTCGAGCCGCCTTCTTCGAAGGCTTCGACAGGCACCGATTCTCTTACCGAGGCTCCCTCTATGATCATCCCGGTCTATCTCTCGAAGGAGAAGCGGATCGACAAGGTAACGCTCGAAGATTACGTTCGCGGCGTGGTAGCCGGGGAGATGCCGATTGATTTTGAACTGGAAGCGTTGAAGGCCCAGGCGCTGGCGGCCCGGACCTATATGATCCGCCGTCTCGCGGAGCAGGACTTCAGCGGGGTGCCCGATAAGGAGGCATGGGTGACGGATACGGTCAGCCATCAAGCTTACCTGACGCTCGATTACCTCAAGACCCGCTGGACCGGGGAAGCCTACGAGCGCAACATGGACAAGCTGAACCGGGCGGTCAATGAGACCAGAGGAATGGTGCTGACCTATGAAGGCAAGCCGATCAACGCGACCTTTTTCTCTACCGGGAACGGGTATACGGAGAATTCGGAGGATTACTGGGGAGTCTATGTTCCCTACCTTAGAAGCGTGAAGAGTCCTTGGGACGAGGCGTCCCCGGAATACCGGTCGACCGCTGTGTTCAGCCTGAAAGAGTTTGCTAGCCGGCTGGGGCTCCCCAGTACGGTGTCGGCGGCATCGGCGGGTAACGGCTTTAAGGTGCAGGGATACACGGAAGGTCACAGGGTAAGCAAAGCGACCGTGGCGGGACGGACGTTCAGCGGCCGGGAAATCCGGGAGAAGCTGGGCCTGCGTTCCTCTCAGTTTCAATGGAAGGTGAAGGGGACGAACATCGAATTTACAACCTTCGGCTACGGGCACGGAGTAGGCATGAGCCAGTGGGGAGCGAACGCGATGGCGAAGGAGGGCCGTACCGCGGAGGAGATCGTCAAATACTATTACACGGGCATATCGCTTGAGAAAGATTCCGCCTATCTTACCATGAAATAA